GTTAGTTTTAATATATCCAAGGCTGGAAGTTGATGTAACTGAAGAAGTGAATTGCTGTAATTTTATCCTAAAGCACATTGAAATTCATCTATTGTTGTATTGTAATTTCCCTAATTCAACATAatatatttcataaattaatCAACAATGTTCTAAATATTACTTAGATAGAGTAAATTCATACTGTATTATTTGTGATAAAAATACAATGCACAATTTTGATTATGAAACCagccaaattaaattaaaatagaacaGCACCAAAATTTCTAAAGCAGTACAAATAAATAGGATTGCTTACCTGTACTATTTCAAAACTTTGGTACCTTTGGTGCAATatgaaaatgcaaaaataaatagcataatttttcaattcaATGGAACATAACAATTAAAGGTGCATcaacataatttaaatattcttcaTGTTACATTTCTATTTTCCAATATCAGGTGCATCAACATAGTTTCAGTGGCAGCTACTATTATATCATCACTTTCCTCTAATCAAATGCTTTGGTGCAAGCACAGAAGCCTTAGGTGCAACCATTCAAACCGCTCCTTCAACAGCATTCGCTGCAGCCTACAGTTCAATCCACTGCCAATTACTTCACATAATGCGTTGTTGTTATTTGCCATCATCAATATATCCACACCCAAGGACACAACAACTAGCACATAACAATGTAAGCAACAGAAAGCAGCAAAGGGCGGTCCAAATTACACAAAACTGCATAAAGCAGcaagcaaattatcctaaaaatATATTACAGACAATCATAGTAGTAGTTTCAATCAACAAAACATGGTCCACGCAGCCATCCAAATATCCAAACAAATGGCCACCGCACATTCTCATTGTCTAAGTCGCAGTTGTCATAACTTTCCAGTATTCCTTCGACTTCCGAATGAGCTCGTTGTTGCAGTCGTTATGGTTTCCCATAAGCAAACGCATAGTTACGGCCATCCTTGTGACAATCTCATTCATCTGGAAGTGAAATGTGAAATAGTTAACAAAGATTATTTTTGGGGTTAAATGGTGATAATTTATTGTAAACACAACACATCAGAATTGCCATATAATCATACCACACCAAGAGTGTTGCTTGTGAAGTTGTTCTGCATGTTCATCCACTCTACCACCCATAGTGCAGAGCTGTCGCTGCCAATACAACACAACGGGTTCAGTTTGACCAATTGTATATGGAAAGTGATTGTCGATTGGAAGAAATTTGATACCTGGTTCCACAGTTTGGGATCCCCCTTGCCTCCACAATATCCCAGTATTCAAAGTCCGTCATCACGTGGAGTGAGAATGAACTTTCATACACCGTTTCCACCAGCTTATTTAGCGCAGCTCCCTGATAAATTAAGAAGATATAGCTTATTATAGCTTCTTTTCTCAAACATGTGATTATAAAATTCACTTATACTCACGATGTTTCTGATGGTGGACCTTCTTTCTGCGACCACGTCCTCGGTCAGATGCGAGTCCAAATGATAGATCTTGCGATCATCTAATGAAATGACCATGAGGTACCAGTGTCCACGCTGGTCTTCTACTGGGACATAAATCTATAACGTATATCAAATTTTTGAACAAATCCGTTAATTGGCTTATGTAAAAAAGGAGGCAGTGCATACAACATCTAACGATTAGAGACAATTAAATGAAACATTCTACCAATCTCAGGTGATCAAAACGAACAGCCCAGTCATCTTTGTAAAACATGTGTAATTCCTCATGACCATTATTTTTAACAACATCTTCCTACAACCAACAGATAGTTTAATACATTAGCATGTGATTATCACTTATTAGTAAAGACTCATGTAAAATAAGCATCATGAATAATTTGGAGTTTATGGTAATTACCGCGAACGACGGAGGCAGGCACCATAAATTTTTGCATACGTTTTGGTGTTGTGACCACATCACCTTCAACGCCATCATCAGTATAATCTGTTCCAAGGTTGGAATTCATTTACACCAGTAATCAGTTAGCCAACAAACATAATACGTAAAATGATGGGTATGTGTATAGGTTATAAATGTACCTCACTTGAaaccaacattcctggacacatACACTCAAAATCAGCTCTGGTGTACGCTGTCCTACCAACCCTGAATATTGTATCACTGAAATACAACAACGGTTGTTAATCATTGTTAAAGAGATTTCATAATAAGGTAATAAAATTCATGTCCACGTACGATGAGTCAAAGTCTTCTTGGAAGACATACGCACACACCCTGATTTCCGTTTGATCCAGTTTCATATCAGGGGAGGTCTTAACCGCGCATCTGAAATGCTGCTTAATATAGGACTTGTTAAGAATATCATACACAATCGACATAAACATTGTTCTTTCATAAGTACTGCTTAATGAATTTTGATTACCTTCGGGACCATTAAACCAGTACTGTTTCTGAATGCATTAGTCCTCCCAATAGCAACAGCTTTTTTAGCTCTACCGCCCGGAGATTGTCGTTTGACACCGAGTGATCTGGGAGTGGTTGCAGCTTTTCTCTGCAAGTTGCCAATAGCATTACCTGTAGGCCTCGACCCCTCTCCTGGTGATGGTGTGAATGAGAGCTTTCGACCCTTGGGAGTTGTTGATGTCGTCATCAGCTCCTTgtttatgaaataaatattagaacaaataatttgaataacatggtaaatcaagtgtttaaagtTTAAACAACATTAACGTAAAACCATGCAAATATATGAGTGGAAGGCATGTCACCTTTGCATTAAACCTTCGGCTATAATCACTACTGAATGGCTTGTTGGTGTTGTCGGCAACTTCTTTCCCACCCCTGTTTGAATCGCCATCAATGTATGGAAGTTTCCCATAGCTTGTGTTTTGCCGTTTGCAAACAGTATCGGTACGTACGTAGTTGTTATGGGAGACTGTTCTTTTTTTAGCATTCATTCTTTCCTCGGAGTCGTAGTCAGATATGTTTATTGTACCAAAGTTCTTCAGCTTCTCCATCCCTCTGTCCATCATCTTTTCTTTGCCCCAATCATTTCCATCATCTTCTGCATCAGGGGAATATCCAGAGCTAGCATGGACAACTTTGTCTTTGAACCTTGGGCTACGCATTTCCCCACCTACTTTTTTTAGTATCTCTTTTTGATTGAACACAAGTTTGGTCATCATGTCGTTGTGAGAAATCTCCAGAATATCTATCCTGAAACTTAGTTTCTGCATCATACACAATGGTTGAACCATATCAGTAGTTATATAACACAAAAGTTCAACATAAAACGTTTCAACACAActcttatatctctttttttataATCAATGGATTTTATTACTCAGCACCAGTAGTGCATTTCCACATTACAGAGTTGTATGAATATTACAACTCTTATATAGTTATATACTTATATTTTAAAAGCATGTTGGTTTCAAAAATGTTTACCTCCACGGCATCCAACACATCAGCTAACGTGACTTCTTTGGAGCTTACATCAGGTTTAAATGAGTCGTGATCTACATCTTGTCCAACCCTTGGAATGGTTGATGAACAAATCCTCTCGCCCATCTTTGAGGAGTTTTTGTCACCATCCCTACATAAACACCACAACCTTTATTACTTATGTACATGAACATATAAAAATGTAACACATAAAGACatactattaaaataattttaagaagGAAAACTTGCATTCCGTTGTCTTTTGAATGGCCAGGGATCAACACAAAGTCGTTGCATCTTGTTGGTTCCATTGATAATGAGTGCTCTCTtgcttgttgtttttttttatagaacttgcttgttgttgatgttgctaatataaagaaaataaggagAAACGTAGAGTAATGATGTAGAGACTAATCTCGATACCTATTCCATCAAATCACTTAATTACCATTTAATATGGAATTGACCCAAGCTATCACAATTGCATAAAGTAAATCAGTTGATATCTTAATATAATATTAAGACCTGTTTGATATGCTACTTGCACATGAGATATTAATATTGTAATCACATACATACCATAAGGTTGAAACTAAtgatacattatatatatatatatatatatatatatatatataatgaggtGCACACCACTCCATCCATAATCAAATATCCCATACACATATAGGGATCAAATGAAAGGTACTACAAACGACAAACGAGTTTCATAAAATGGAACTTATACACATGCAACGCCATGCAACTAAGCTAAAAACACAACAACGATTAAGACCGTAGTCACTATATTGAGACCTGAATCAATCTAAAAAATGGAACACCGTCCACATTGTTATTATATACATTCACTTAACATGTTCATTAGCTAAAACTTCGTTACTGAGGAGCCTGTTTTCTGCTTTCAAAGTAGCAATCTCCATGTTCAGTTCAAAGTTTGCATCCCTCGCATTTTGAAGTTCTTCCGATAGTATTTGGACGTTATAGTAGTTGTAATCACGAATCCTTCTACCTGTTGCGTAAAGCAAACGACGCATTAACAGCACCGCAACATCTTCCTTCGCGTCATAGTCGGTCTTCGCAAAACGACCAACTGAAACCATAGATTTGGAAAACAAAGGACTACACAAACAAGCATGATACCTTAAAAATTGGAAACCATGTTCAACCTTGACTTCGTGTAGATTGTATACCGGTACAAGGATTCTCATACGGTTGCAAACTACCTCTACATGTTTTTGTATGCTATTTTGTAGAACGATATCCTCCGCGTATGTCTCCTCGGCCAAGTTCGACAAAACCGTAGCttataatacaaataaaaaaggtTCATAAAGGTTAATAAAGGCCATACATAGTTACATATCATGGTTATCGTTTAATATTATAAGCAACGTATATATACTACATAACATAAGGTTGTATTGTATCAACTTACACGACAGATCTTGAGAAGGCTGAACTTTGTCGTCTGCATACGAACATTCTTCAGATTCGCACGAGTTGATGTTGTGATGTTGTTCATAGACACGACCTACTTGTTTGCAATATTCCGTGTATGCCCTTTCAGCTTGCTCAAGGCTGTAATATTTGCCATGTGCGTTGTTACTCCATTTGTTAACTTGAGCAAAACATTCAGGCCACGACAAATATATACCTGGGTTACGACCTTCAAAAACTACGTATACTTTCTCCATTATCACCCAGGTCACAGTAGATCCCTTGTCTATTTTGAGTGGAAGAAGTTTACCAGCTTTCAAGTTTAAGTAGATGAAGTTGAGTAAATGAGAGCAATAACTGAGGTAGGGTGGTAGTAGTTGGCCATGGGTTAATTACTTGAGCGGTTGAGTATGGTAGTAATTGATATGATAGTTTAATATTGAGGAATGACATTATTACACCCAAATTTGACAATTACACACTATTTTGATACGGtttgcttttttattttatttaatagttatTATAGCATTATTTGAATAACATGAAACTATgaataataatatgaataaaattaaataaataaagttttgtACTCTTTTGTATTAATGAATATGTCACAAAATAAGTATAGTTAGATTGAAAAATATATGTTAGTAATTAAGTAATACTAATTAATCATAATataagcataaaataaaatgaagaggATCTAAAAATAAAAGCCATTTTAGAGAGTTGACCCCCCTAAAACGGTTCTAAATTGGAAGACCCAATTGAGattaattttgatatatataaaaTCAGTGACGGAGTCCGATATTTTGTGAGAGCAATGTATTCATGTAGTGTAATAAAAGAGTTTTTATTTTCTAAGCTTAAATATACATCATacgtatattaaatatatatcatacatatattttattatgagatttaattttgaaaaatatttaataattttgtaatttttatttgtataattttctcaatgttattataaacaaaattatttatctatccatctctttttatatataaatataaataataatgatatgaATAGTTGTTTGTTTGCCATCTTTGATGATAATGTTgtaatgttaaaataaaaatatacaacataatcttatttttgaaaatttaattaagaattattttaaatttaagcaTAAAACCAACTCGTCTCTAATTTAGTAGGACATAtatgatttttataataaaaaacttaCTATCATTTATAATGAAACCTTAAATAATTATTCATATACCATGTGAATTCATATTTATAACAAAAATACTTTTTTGATTAGTTAATGCgttattcaattttaattaaatatttcttaTCAATGGTTAAATAATTAGTGAGCATTGCTATTTCTTACGATAAACTTCTAAACAAAACGCAAGAATACATGTGGCAAACTATTACTAAGAGCATGATTATCGGTAAAATTACAAGGTTTCTACACAGTTTTTTATGCTACCGTGTCAGGAGTTATTGGATAATTGAATGGAATCAAGGTTCTTTAGTTTAACAAAGTTGTTACAGTAAAGAACGCTTCTACACTTCCTTttcaattattttcttctttttcttttaaatttttattaaaagtgtCCAAATTAATCCAAATgtcaatatattatataatttagtaggactcattttaaagtttttgaagaagcatatggatatttgaaaaatatagttgagttgtttaaaaaattggaaaaagtgaaataatataaaaaattatgtagGACCCATTTAAAGAACTCATATGAGTATAATTGGTGTGGATGCTCTAATAGATGTGGCAGTAAAATATTGATAACCAAACATGGGTTGGATGGTTATATGTCAGTAAGAAATTGATAACAAAACATGGGTGGATGGTTTTTAAAATGGATCATCCAATTACATGAAGACACCTCATTTTCTTCACTTTCTTGCAAGTTTTTCTTCGTAAGTTTTAGtattttccatatatatatatatatatatatatatatatatatatatatatatatatatatatatatatatatagcactcatatattttttagaaaacaTAGTGGGTGCAAATTAGGGAGAGAGTTTCAGTGCACCTAGCTCCATCCCTGTATAAAACTGAAAAAGACACCCGTGAATGAACAATTTTATTCCAATACTACATGTCGACCTCACTGCATTGACTGTTTCACTATATTGAGTGTTGCAGTAGTTATATTATTCTTTTGAATGAACAACTCAACTGCACCTGTTTGAAACTGTTCCCTAACCGTGTGTGTATAAATGTCAAGCCAGCTGAGTGTTTCATTTTATATCTGCGAAGGTTTGCTGAAGAAGGAGAAATGAATCACGGAAGCAGGTAATAAGTTATAAAatagtttggttgtttgttatacaAATGTTTTTGAAATGCATCTGTTGTAATATGTTACATATTGCAGTTCAAATGAATCATCAGATGATGGTGGAGCTGATGGATACTACTGGGAGGAAACCATTACATCAGGCTACACTGCAAGCCGAAATGTTCTTGTAAGTATATACATGTTATTCAATATGCTGCTTCCATGTTTCATTAACACTAACTCAGGTGTTGTAATCATATATTCTGCAGCATATTCCAAGGAGAGTCTGTAGGTCCTGTAGCTTTTTCTCTTCAATGATAGAATTGTGTGATTATGATACAGGACTTACACATGATTGCATCATCCAGAGTGAAACTCTTGACGGTGTAGAGTATCTGTATATAGGGGAGGGGTGGTACCAATTTGCAAGGAAGAAAGTATTCAGGAGAGGTGATCGGGTAGGTTTTACCGTTTCACTGGTTCCTAATAGGTTGTACGTGAAATTGTTGAATCGTTGAAGGTGACATGTTTCGCGGTGTAaaatcaaaaggctggaaaactTAATGTTTATGGGTCGCCGTATCTAAGTATGTAATAATGTGAACTGTAGTGTTATGTAGCAGTCACAATAGTCGTGTTATATGTAACGCAAATCCGCGTTGTGTCGCGGCGGCTGCCAGTGCTGGGTGTTGGTTTTGACGTTGTCGTGATCCCAAATGTGTTTTATGTTCTTAAATATTAGTGATGAATGAgcaatattttattttgtgtacTGGAGCATTGATTTTTACTTTGTTGAATAGCATATTGAATTGTTTTTACTTTGTTttgtttaaactattttttataaaaagaattttaacacataaatgtataactataaaaatataaatactttaGCTATTTTAAGTTTAATATTTAAGTTATAAGTtggatttaaattttttattattattattattattatttaactttaaatCTGAATCGTAAAAGATAGAGatatttaacttatattttaatatttataaatttttacatttaagttatatttttaatttttttattctttataaattatttgtataaatttatttatatttatttttatatattcggacattatattatcattaatattttcttttattattatgattaccTAAATATTACatctttatatattatttatataattattattaatagttgtggatgaatattatattattattatgattattatatttatttttaatatagggttaaattagtaaaagccaaaattagggtttctaataaACTCCCTATGTTAAGagtaaattttcaaaattaaaaaaatattaagaactaaaatttatactaaaaaaacaaataaatattaaacgttatacaattataataatgacaaaattaaaataataattattacataTAATTACTATGTATAACTCCTATAATAATTTGTAATTAAAATTGATAAAAGTTAGAATAAAAGTTTGtatgaattatattatttttacaaattaaatcaattttatataaaGAATTTTAACTATACTATGCTTTATATTTCCAACCTTTATGTTACTTTTGTAGAATACTTATTTTACTAAGCCCAAAATTCCAGTTTGCATGTGTTAACCCTTGCCACATACGTCCACTAAAATGAAAATGGTTAGAGCTCCATCCCATGCAAAATCAACACTACAAAGTTTAACCACTACATAATAGTAGACATGCAGTAATATATTCATACAATCATAAAAGAGCAGCAGCTCTAAAGTTCAAAATACACCATTAGACCATTACACATATAGTTCACACATGAAGTCTTCAACAACATTTATAATACTCCAACAAAATCTAACTGAAACTGATTAGACTATTAACCAAACTGAACCAACAACGTCACTTGCGACCCACCAAGTATGAACCAAAACAACCACCTGCTGCACGGATACATTATCGACCCAGAATTATCATCTCTCCACACAGACCAATATCCTTGTGGCTGGAGGGTATCTGATGCAGAAAGACAAAACATCACCTACTCTCATATCACGGTCTTTTGCAAAGCGGTACCAATCACGGCAAAGATACTTTTCCACCTCATTGTCCCGTCACCCCATTTCACACTGGTAGGTTTCTCCCGTGTCGGTGTCAAAAAGTTCAATCGTATCCTGGGGGGCGGACAAACAGGTCCTTATCACATGTCTTGGAATTTGCTGCACATATTCAATTTAATGAAATCATTTACCGTCAAATAACAGAACTAATCAAtatcattataatttgtcaatatgCAACTTACAAGCACATTATTCCTGATAGTCTTAGTCTTCCCCGGCTTCACCACTAGCTCCCAGGTGATCTCTTTACTTTCAAACTCAGTGTTTTCCTCCCTTTCTTCATCACTATATTCACATTACACGCAACATAGTCAACTTAAAGTTAACACACTTTATAATAAAACAGCCACTTTGGTTAACATGATGTGATAATAATCGTGAGTCGTGACCTCAAAATACTATCAATACACCGTAAGAATAGTGACTAATAAAACAGCTTACCATGTCGTATCTGCAACAGCACGTTGAGTATCATCCTTAGCAGTTTTGCTTGTTTCAACATCATCTTTACTTCCTTCACCACCCGATCCCAGCACTTCCTCCTTACCCGGTTCCTTGTCTTCAACATCATCTTTACTTTCTTCACCACCCGATCCCAGCACTTCCTCCTTACCCGGTTCCTTGTCTTCAACATCATCTTTACTTCCTTCACCACCCGATCCCAGCACTTCCTCCTTACCCGGTTCCTTGTCTTCAACTTCATCTTTACTTCCTTCACCACCCGATCCCAGCACTTCCTCCTTACCCGGTTCCTTGTCTTCAACTTCATCTTTACTTCCTTCTCCACCCGATCCCAGCACTTCCTCCTTACCCGGTTCCTTGTCTTCAACTTCATCTGTACTTTCCACATAACACATTCCCAGCATCTCCAAACAATATTCTTCATATGACAACGTTTTCCTGGTCTCTTTTGTTCGCATAAATCGGTCGGCCTCATAATGCAGATAACCGTTGTACAACCTTTCCCTGACGTCTTCGTCAAAGTGTAGCTTCTTCAGATTTCGAGATCTGCATAAAATAACACATGTAACAAACATTATTTATACACCATGCATATTCCAGTTAATAACAATTGTGTTTATCTCTACCTCTTCCATTAACTAAAATCTTACAGCTTTCTTTATATATCTTGATCAAGAAAAAGACAGTACTTACTTATCATGACACATGCAGATATCATGAACAATAAATCTGAATCGAAAACACGACCACTACATGCTGTACTCAGCAAAACTTTTGCATAAGTTGCAACATAGTCATAATCAGTCAATACTCAATGTATATATTGGAACAACAGAACCACCACATTTATATAATGCTAAATAGTATACCTTGCCGCCTCGGGTGACATTGATAAATGAGTAGGAAAAGGGATTTCCTTATCTGCTTCAAGTTCTTCATTACTTCCCGCCTCACCAGATTGCAGCACAATCCCACAAAATTCTTCATAAAATATGGTTTTTCTCAGGGGCGGATCCAAGGGGGTATAGGGTATTCCATGGAATACCCTAAATGTATAGAAATTTGTCCACATGGTAAAAGCTTTTGGGAGTTTTATCCAAGAGGTCCTGGGTTCGAAACCTGTGACAGACGGATTTTGCATATTCTAAAGTGCACAACTTCTTTTAATTTTGTACCTTCATCTCTTTtaatcttttttcttcttcttagtgCACTACTTCCAAGtttaacaaaacaaaagaatttttattagtaaaagaaTACTGTGTGAATACTTTGTATGAGTATATATTATTCTTCTCCTACTcaaataaatccttaatttttttctttcatatttaTCAGGAATTTTAGCGCCAGGTGTTACTAAGTGCTAGTCTATTtcattatagatttttttttcttatatctcAATAAAAAACCTTAAATTAATTATCACTTTCCTATCTTTTAATCTCATATTTCAACCAAAACTTTaactataaataaaatgaaataatttgtttttaatcAGCACAAATGAAAACACACCTTTAgaattaacttttttttcttctaaccACTTCAACCTTTTTTGCATAAACtttatttttgtataaatttaaTTTGTATGTACTAaccatataattaatatttataatattgtcaATCAATTGTGAACTCTAAATCATCattaattattagattttaattataACCACACACACTTATCAATAGTTTTATCCTTACCAGTGGTCAGTGCAAGTGTTGAGCAAGTATTCTCGGGGATAAAATATGTTAAGAATGAGTTGAGaagtaataaaattgtttttaaaaattaatttatgaaatgattattttatgtttcataaaaaataataaataaatagtaaatatatatctttattattatttttattaataattttataaatataaataaggtgttgatttaaatatttattaggctaata
The DNA window shown above is from Vicia villosa cultivar HV-30 ecotype Madison, WI unplaced genomic scaffold, Vvil1.0 ctg.000067F_1_1_2_unsc, whole genome shotgun sequence and carries:
- the LOC131623438 gene encoding uncharacterized protein LOC131623438, which gives rise to MNHGSSSNESSDDGGADGYYWEETITSGYTASRNVLHIPRRVCRSCSFFSSMIELCDYDTGLTHDCIIQSETLDGVEYLYIGEGWYQFARKKVFRRGDRVGFTVSLVPNRLYVKLLNR